Proteins from one Ipomoea triloba cultivar NCNSP0323 chromosome 1, ASM357664v1 genomic window:
- the LOC116017990 gene encoding YTH domain-containing protein ECT1 isoform X2 — protein sequence MEENNQQGFDRFAPNSSPGERTELPAVAEQPISPKDERIVSANHSPDAAISVVPVNAKDQSVSSETSAALSTMHPPNSYTPLEQGFYYGGYDNGSGNWAEHSNEVNANNLHVVPPAMYNDGNPSLFFPPSYGYDAQMAYGQFSPIGGPLSPIMIDGQLYSPHQVPVSPSYYPPPISPGLPHVTSALPASQTELMAPGSSGHESLVDSMLYGTGSGYYLPFGSFGGGELPGNSNLGFYKYQNDFGSGEPLTNRPNSLDSGGRYVSPLTSAAVYPQPIGLLGSYEQNAAQGLGLAPGSSARHYIQGGSYPSSNYASGSVWETGHQNHFTTGKGGRRQREQDSVHISTESLGMSSDRNRGPRASKPKSKSSPEENPSSGIHKDLDSTPSFQLDQFNRPDFVVDYEQAKFFVIKSFSEDNVHKSIKYSVWSSTPLGNRKLDAAYREAKELNSSCPVFLLFSVNASGQFCGVAEMLGPVDFDNDAEYWQQDRWSGQFPVKWHIIKDVPNSQFRHIVLENNDNKPVTHSRDSQEVKLEQGIEILKIFKNYEAETSILDDFTFYNEREKALLERKAKHRAISTGKTAPALAADPINQLADSLAETLHLEGSKQLPQKDRE from the exons ATGGAGGAGAACAACCAGCAGGGTTTTGATCGATTTGCTCCCAACTCCTCTCCGG GTGAGAGAACTGAGCTGCCTGCTGTAGCGGAACAG CCTATTTCGCCCAAAGATGAAAGGATTGTTTCTGCCAATCATTCTCCGGATGCAGCCATATCTGTGGTTCCAGTAAATGCCAAAGACCAATCTGTTAGCTCTGAAACAAGTGCAGCTCTTTCTACTATGCATCCGCCCAATTCTTATACTCCACTGGAGCAAGGTTTTTATTATGGAG GTTATGACAATGGCTCAGGAAATTGGGCTGAACACTCTAATGAAGTGAATGCAAACAACTTGCATGTTGTACCTCCT GCAATGTACAATGATGGGAATCCATCACTCTTTTTTCCCCCTAGTTATGGTTATGATGCCCAAATGGCATATGGACAGTTCTCCCCTATCGGTGGTCCTCTATCCCCCATAATGATAGATGGTCAGCTATATTCTCCACACCAAGTCCCAGTATCTCCATCCTACTATCCACCACCTATTTCACCTGGACTGCCACATGTTACTTCAGCTCTTCCTGCTTCACAGACTGAGCTGATGGCACCTGGAAGTAGTGGCCATGAAAGTTTAGTTGATAGTATGCTTTATGGGACGGGATCAGGTTACTACTTGCCCTTTGGATCTTTTGGTGGAGGAGAGCTTCCTGGAAACAGTAACCTTGGTTTCTACAAATACCAGAATGATTTTGGATCTGGAGAACCTTTGACAAATCGGCCCAATTCACTGGACTCTGGCGGCAGATATGTGTCTCCTTTGACTTCAGCTGCAGTATATCCACAACCAATTGGCCTACTTGGGTCATATGAGCAAAATGCTGCACAG GGTCTTGGATTAGCACCAGGCTCCTCAGCCAGACACTATATTCAAGGTGGCTCTTATCCAAGTTCAAATTATGCCAGTGGCTCTGTTTGGGAAACTGGACACCAGAATCACTTTACCACTGGAAAAGGTGGTAGACGTCAAAGGGAGCAAGATTCAGTCCACATATCTACTGAATCACTTGGTATGTCAAGTGACCGGAATCGGGGACCTAGGGCTTCAAAACCAAAGAGCAAAAGTTCTCCTGAAGAGAATCCTTCATCTGGAATTCATAAGGATCTTGACTCAACACCCAGTTTTCAGCTCGACCAGTTCAATCGCCCTGACTTTGTAGTAGATTATGAGCAGGCTAAGTTCTTTGTCATCAAGTCCTTCAGTGAAGATAATGTTCacaaaagtattaaatatagtGTTTGGTCCAGCACACCCCTTGGAAACAGAAAACTTGATGCTGCTTATCGAGAAGCAAAGGAGCTTAATAGCAGTTGCCCGGTCTTTCTCCTTTTCTCG GTCAATGCAAGTGGACAATTCTGTGGGGTAGCTGAAATGTTAGGACCAGTTGACTTTGACAATGATGCAGAGTACTGGCAACAGGACCGATGGAGTGGACAATTCCCCGTTAAATGGCATATTATCAAAGATGTACCTAACAGCCAGTTTCGCCATATAGTGCTGGAAAATAATGACAATAAGCCAGTCACTCACAGTCGGGACTCTCAGGAG GTAAAATTGGAACAAGGGATAGagatattgaaaattttcaagaatTATGAAGCTGAGACCTCCATCCTAGATGATTTTACTTTCTACAATGAGCGGGAGAAAGCCCTGTTGGAGAGGAAGGCAAAACATCGAGCAATCTCAACTGGAAAAACTGCACCGGCTCTTGCTGCTGACCCAATAAATCAACTGGCTGATAGCCTAGCTGAAACCCTCCACTTGGAAGGCAGTAAACAGTTGCCCCAAAAAGACCGGGAGTAA
- the LOC116017990 gene encoding YTH domain-containing protein ECT1 isoform X1 encodes MEENNQQGFDRFAPNSSPGERTELPAVAEQPISPKDERIVSANHSPDAAISVVPVNAKDQSVSSETSAALSTMHPPNSYTPLEQGFYYGGYDNGSGNWAEHSNEVNANNLHVVPPAMYNDGNPSLFFPPSYGYDAQMAYGQFSPIGGPLSPIMIDGQLYSPHQVPVSPSYYPPPISPGLPHVTSALPASQTELMAPGSSGHESLVDSMLYGTGSGYYLPFGSFGGGELPGNSNLGFYKYQNDFGSGEPLTNRPNSLDSGGRYVSPLTSAAVYPQPIGLLGSYEQNAAQASFQGLGLAPGSSARHYIQGGSYPSSNYASGSVWETGHQNHFTTGKGGRRQREQDSVHISTESLGMSSDRNRGPRASKPKSKSSPEENPSSGIHKDLDSTPSFQLDQFNRPDFVVDYEQAKFFVIKSFSEDNVHKSIKYSVWSSTPLGNRKLDAAYREAKELNSSCPVFLLFSVNASGQFCGVAEMLGPVDFDNDAEYWQQDRWSGQFPVKWHIIKDVPNSQFRHIVLENNDNKPVTHSRDSQEVKLEQGIEILKIFKNYEAETSILDDFTFYNEREKALLERKAKHRAISTGKTAPALAADPINQLADSLAETLHLEGSKQLPQKDRE; translated from the exons ATGGAGGAGAACAACCAGCAGGGTTTTGATCGATTTGCTCCCAACTCCTCTCCGG GTGAGAGAACTGAGCTGCCTGCTGTAGCGGAACAG CCTATTTCGCCCAAAGATGAAAGGATTGTTTCTGCCAATCATTCTCCGGATGCAGCCATATCTGTGGTTCCAGTAAATGCCAAAGACCAATCTGTTAGCTCTGAAACAAGTGCAGCTCTTTCTACTATGCATCCGCCCAATTCTTATACTCCACTGGAGCAAGGTTTTTATTATGGAG GTTATGACAATGGCTCAGGAAATTGGGCTGAACACTCTAATGAAGTGAATGCAAACAACTTGCATGTTGTACCTCCT GCAATGTACAATGATGGGAATCCATCACTCTTTTTTCCCCCTAGTTATGGTTATGATGCCCAAATGGCATATGGACAGTTCTCCCCTATCGGTGGTCCTCTATCCCCCATAATGATAGATGGTCAGCTATATTCTCCACACCAAGTCCCAGTATCTCCATCCTACTATCCACCACCTATTTCACCTGGACTGCCACATGTTACTTCAGCTCTTCCTGCTTCACAGACTGAGCTGATGGCACCTGGAAGTAGTGGCCATGAAAGTTTAGTTGATAGTATGCTTTATGGGACGGGATCAGGTTACTACTTGCCCTTTGGATCTTTTGGTGGAGGAGAGCTTCCTGGAAACAGTAACCTTGGTTTCTACAAATACCAGAATGATTTTGGATCTGGAGAACCTTTGACAAATCGGCCCAATTCACTGGACTCTGGCGGCAGATATGTGTCTCCTTTGACTTCAGCTGCAGTATATCCACAACCAATTGGCCTACTTGGGTCATATGAGCAAAATGCTGCACAG GCATCATTTCAGGGTCTTGGATTAGCACCAGGCTCCTCAGCCAGACACTATATTCAAGGTGGCTCTTATCCAAGTTCAAATTATGCCAGTGGCTCTGTTTGGGAAACTGGACACCAGAATCACTTTACCACTGGAAAAGGTGGTAGACGTCAAAGGGAGCAAGATTCAGTCCACATATCTACTGAATCACTTGGTATGTCAAGTGACCGGAATCGGGGACCTAGGGCTTCAAAACCAAAGAGCAAAAGTTCTCCTGAAGAGAATCCTTCATCTGGAATTCATAAGGATCTTGACTCAACACCCAGTTTTCAGCTCGACCAGTTCAATCGCCCTGACTTTGTAGTAGATTATGAGCAGGCTAAGTTCTTTGTCATCAAGTCCTTCAGTGAAGATAATGTTCacaaaagtattaaatatagtGTTTGGTCCAGCACACCCCTTGGAAACAGAAAACTTGATGCTGCTTATCGAGAAGCAAAGGAGCTTAATAGCAGTTGCCCGGTCTTTCTCCTTTTCTCG GTCAATGCAAGTGGACAATTCTGTGGGGTAGCTGAAATGTTAGGACCAGTTGACTTTGACAATGATGCAGAGTACTGGCAACAGGACCGATGGAGTGGACAATTCCCCGTTAAATGGCATATTATCAAAGATGTACCTAACAGCCAGTTTCGCCATATAGTGCTGGAAAATAATGACAATAAGCCAGTCACTCACAGTCGGGACTCTCAGGAG GTAAAATTGGAACAAGGGATAGagatattgaaaattttcaagaatTATGAAGCTGAGACCTCCATCCTAGATGATTTTACTTTCTACAATGAGCGGGAGAAAGCCCTGTTGGAGAGGAAGGCAAAACATCGAGCAATCTCAACTGGAAAAACTGCACCGGCTCTTGCTGCTGACCCAATAAATCAACTGGCTGATAGCCTAGCTGAAACCCTCCACTTGGAAGGCAGTAAACAGTTGCCCCAAAAAGACCGGGAGTAA
- the LOC115995991 gene encoding chloroplast envelope membrane protein, with translation MSTSILFCPNPISLKRPTSGNYLFLSGSEVQLTHCRSWKRRFRKLIPHVKKRNSKKSRGRKSWWQKFFDEEGNWFGLKDDEMLDEVEIEEGLSGGEEVSEDEKFEAWKRRAEAIIELREAQEDIRNEENRRWEDWLVDPTAIDLGNGSSWVRSSNGSIGNPEEGAVGEDLSDLIPVRGLVKSMRDMMLGREEDDILYEDRIFQYASFNSAKFLAVLIIIPWALDFLVHDYVLMPFLDRYVKIVPLAAELLDVKTSQKREMIKELKLEQARYRLEVEIGKSPPLSEKELFMELHQKALEMRDERRLENRRAFANIWSDAVFGISLFILLYFNQNKVSLLKFTGYKLINNISDTGKALLIILITDIFLGYHSESGWQTLSEVIVEHYGFEVDQAAITIFVCIFPVVIDACVKLWLFKYLPKISPKVSNIFREMKRH, from the exons ATGAGCACTTCAATACTCTTCTGCCCGAATCCCATCTCTCTGAAACGACCCACTTCCGGTAACTATTTGTTCCTCAGTGGTTCCGAGGTCCAATTGACCCATTGCCGGAGTTGGAAGAGAAGGTTCCGGAAGTTAATTCCCCATGTCAAGAAAAGGAATTCTAAGAAGAGCAGGGGTAGGAAGAGTTGGTGGCAGAAGTTCTTTGACGAGGAAGGGAATTGGTTTGGTTTGAAGGACGATGAAATGCTGGATGAGGTGGAAATAGAGGAGGGATTGAGCGGCGGCGAGGAGGTGTCGGAGGATGAGAAGTTTGAAGCGTGGAAAAGACGAGCGGAGGCCATTATAGAGTTGAGGGAAGCGCAGGAGGATATTAGGAACGAGGAGAATAGGAGGTGGGAGGATTGGCTTGTGGACCCGACTGCTATTGATCTTGGCAATGGTTCTTCCTGGGTACGGAGCTCTAATGGTTCCATTGGAAATCCCGAAGAGGGCGCTGTGGGGGAGGATCTCAGTGACTTAATTCCTGTGAGGGGATTGGTTAAATCAATGAGGGATATGATGCTTGGCAGGGAAGAAGATGACATTTTGTATGAGGATCGCATATTTCAGTATGCCTCCTTCAATTCG GCTAAGTTTTTGGCAGTGTTGATTATTATTCCATGGGCCTTGGATTTTTTAGTTCACGACTATGTTCTTATGCCTTTTCTGGACAG GTATGTGAAGATTGTACCACTGGCAGCAGAGTTGCTTGATGTGAAAACAAGCCAGAAGCGTGAAATGATTAAGGAACTAAAACTTGAGCAAGCACGATATCGTCTTGAGGTCGAGATTGGTAAATCTCCACCTCTTTCTGAAAAGGAGCTTTTCATGGAGCTTCATCAGAAAGC GTTAGAAATGCGGGATGAGCGGAGGTTAGAAAATCGCCGAGCATTTGCTAATATATGGTCGGATGCTGTATTTGGCATCTCATTATTCATTCTTTTGTACTTCAATCAGAACAAA GTGTCTTTGCTCAAATTTACAGgttacaaattaataaataatatctcGGACACTGGGAAGGCCCTTCTCATTATTCTCATTACAGATATATTTTTAGG GTATCATTCTGAGTCTGGTTGGCAGACTTTGTCAGAGGTAATCGTGGAGCATTATGGGTTTGAGGTTGATCAGGCTGCCATAACGATATTTGTTTGCATTTTTCCAGTTGTCATCGATGCATGTGTGAAGCTTTGG TTGTTCAAGTACCTACCAAAGATATCCCCAAAGGTGTCAAATATTTTCCGGGAAATGAAGAGGCATTAG
- the LOC116024693 gene encoding uncharacterized protein LOC116024693 has translation MFRSFSSRRFSLVFLIILLLGDGSYGSSVGSRKSGSSVFSLFNLKDKSRFWSESVIRTDLNDLESSGPDKMDILNYTKAGSIANYLKLLEIDSIYLPIPVNFIFIGFEGKGNLEFKLQPEEMERWFTKIDHIFDHTRIPQIGEVLTPFYKISIDKEQRHHLPLISHLSYNFSVHAIQMGEKVTSIFERAIDVFGRKDDVLNTRDDGDNLWQVDVDMMEVVFNSLVEYLQLEDAYNIFILNPKRAEKRVKYGYRFVFGIVGPLIFLFQFTFLRPKDFLLYVG, from the exons ATGTTTCGCTCTTTCTCAAGTCGTCGCTTCTCTCTCGTGTTCCTCATCATTCTG TTACTTGGTGATGGTTCATATGGTTCTTCAGTTGGAAGTCGGAAATCCGGGAGTTCtgtgttttctttgtttaaccTCAAAGACAAGAGTAGATTCTGGAGTGAATCTGTTATCCGTACTG ATCTGAATGATTTGGAATCTTCTGGGCCAGATAAAATGGACATTCTCAATTATACCAAGGCAG GTAGTATTGCAAATTATTTGAAGCTTTTGGAAATTGACTCCATATACCTTCCAATCCCTgtgaatttcattttcatagGATTTGAAGGAAAGGGTAACCtag AGTTCAAGCTACAACCTGAGGAAATGGAGCGTTGGTTCACAAAAATTGATCACATATTTGATCATACAAGGATTCCACAGATAGGAGAAGTCCTTACACCATTTTACAAGATTAGTATTGATAAAGAACAACGACATCATCTTCCCTTAATCAGCCATTTAAGTTACAA TTTCTCAGTTCATGCCATCCAGATGGGAGAAAAAGTCACATCCATCTTTGAACGTGCCATTGATGTCTTTGGGCGTAAAGATGATGTGTTAAATACCAG GGACGATGGAGACAATCTTTGGCAAGTAGATGTGGACATGATGGAAGTTGTTTTTAATAGCCTTGTGGAGTATCTCCAATTAGAAGATGCCtacaacattttcattttgaacCCCAAGCGCGCTGAAAAGAGAGTTAAATATGGCTACCGGTTTGTATTTGGAATAGTTGGTCCATTGATTTTTCTCTTCCAATTTACTTTCCTTAGGCCAAAAGATTTCCTCCTTTATGTTGGCTAA
- the LOC116017974 gene encoding uncharacterized protein LOC116017974: MESITAGCFPAFSFLSSSVPKRIWRSNSYISTCCNYYDYGNDIKGANFLNSSQHLHYSHSQNLKTLILRNNKALSQVEVEQLEGLKADSGYENLDWPSPNDEIPFWKREFPLWDLASRASVGVEKDSDLMHIIHVTAEMAPIAKVGGLGDVVTGLARACLLRGHKVLVMLPFYECIPKHYISGLALINTFNSYHDGNWVPTNAYQGEVSHIPVIFIEPTNHFFKGQNIYGGSYNELEAYLFFSRACLEWMQVTGRQPDIIHVHEWQTGALPLLYWDMYRYLSIQKPRVVLTIHNMEHYGECSKEQLSKCGLDGSVYATEDKAIDERTIGHNPERLSLLKGGIVFSNAVVTVSPTYLKETLCSGWLASTMIRNRDKYSGILNGIDTAMWNPATDIYLPAKFDAHNIMGKKICKLFVQRGLGLAVNDLSLHTYSSHQVPLVICITRLVRQKGLHLIIQAIKRVEELGGQMVVLGKASEGQVEREFQDLAKLHGVGSSIRILLMYSEELSHMLYAAADMVLVPSIYEPCGLAQMIGMRYGAIPIVRKTGGLADTVFDMDNESHSDIANGFVFEGIDEASLNWALERAFLHYREKPSEWDATVQKVMQIDNSWNNTAGKYIDVYNSIRVRA, from the exons ATGGAGTCGATAACGGCCGGCTGCTTCCCTGCTTTCTCATTTCTGTCATCGTCGGTGCCTAAGCGTATCTGGAGAAGCAACAGCTACATCAGTACCTgttgtaattattatgattacgGGAACGACATCAAGGGGGCGAATTTTTTGAATTCATCTCAACATTTGCATTATTCGCATTCGCAAAACTTAAAGACTTTAATCCTTCGTAACAATAAAGCTCTGAGTCAA GTGGAAGTTGAGCAACTGGAAGGTTTAAAAGCTGATTCTGGGTATGAAAATCTTGATTGGCCTTCTCCCAATGACGAAATTCCATTCTGGAAGAGGGAATTCCCGTTGTGGGACCTTGCTTCAAGAGCTTCAGTTGGTGTGGAAAAGGATTCTGACCTTATGCACATTATTCATGTGACAGCTGAAATGGCACCCATAGCAAAAGTTGGGGGTCTAGGTGATGTCGTGACTGGACTTGCCCGTGCTTGTCTATTGCGTGGACATAAAGTTTTGGTTATGCTTCCTTTCTATGAGTGTATACCAAAGCACTATATCAGTGGTTTGGCTTTGATTAATACATTTAATTCTTATCACGATGGAAACTGGGTCCCTACTAATGCCTATCAAGGAGAAGTTTCACATATTCCTGTGATATTCATCGAACCAACTAACCACTTTTTCAAGGGACAGAACATATATGGAGGATCATACAATGAGCTGGAGGCATACTTGTTTTTTAGCCGTGCGTGCCTTGAGTGGATGCAG GTAACTGGAAGACAACCTGATATTATTCATGTTCACGAATGGCAAACTGGTGCTTTACCTCTCCTTTACTGGGATATGTACCGGTATCTCTCAATCCAG AAACCAAGAGTTGTACTTACAATCCACAACATGGAGCATTATGGAGAGTGCAG CAAAGAGCAACTCAGCAAGTGTGGCCTTGATGGATCTGTGTATGCAACTGAAGACAAG GCAATTGATGAACGCACAATCGGACACAACCCTGAGAGGTTAAGTCTGCTTAAAGGTGGAATAGTCTTCAGCAATGCAGTAGT TACAGTCTCTCCAACATATCTCAAAGAAACACTTTGTTCTGGATGGCTTGCCAGCACTATGATAAGAAACCGTGATAA GTATTCTGGCATTTTAAATGGAATAGATACTGCAATGTGGAACCCTGCAACTGATATTTATCTGCCTGCTAAATTTGATG CTCATAACATCATGGGGAAGAAGATATGCAAACTCTTTGTTCAAAGGGGGCTTGGTTTGGCTGTGAATGACTTGAGCTTGCATACATATTCTTCTCATCAAGTGCCTTTGGTTATATGCATTACTAGACTGGTTCGTCAAAAGGGTCTTCATTTGATAATTCAGGCAATAAAGCGGGTGGAGGAGTTA GGTGGGCAGATGGTTGTATTGGGGAAAGCTTCAGAAGGTCAAGTTGAAAGAGAATTTCAAGATCTTGCTAAATTG cATGGCGTTGGTTCCAGCATCCGTATCCTTTTGATGTATAG TGAGGAACTGTCTCATATGCTTTATGCTGCTGCAGACATGGTCCTGGTTCCTTCAATATATGAACCATGTGGACTTGCTCAAATGATTGGAATGCGTTATGGAGCG ATTCCCATAGTTAGGAAGACGGGTGGCCTTGCAGACACAGTTTTTGACATGGACAATGAGTCACACTCAGATATCGCAAATGG GTTTGTCTTTGAAGGAATTGATGAAGCATCCTTAAACTGGGCTTTAGAGCGTGCATTTTTACACTACAGAGAAA AGCCAAGTGAATGGGACGCTACCGTGCAGAAGGTTATGCAAATTGACAACAGCTGGAATAATACAGCAGGGAAGTACATTGATGTCTACAATTCCATAAGAGTTAGAGCGTAA
- the LOC116018835 gene encoding uncharacterized protein LOC116018835 has protein sequence MKPVVGTVVSNKMQKSVVVAVDRLFHNKIYNRYVKRTSKFMAHDEKDECNIGDRVKLDPSRPLSKHKHWIVSEILKRARIYVPPSAETLAKAKANMKTEVSANDDSKRKPGVSAPSST, from the exons ATGAAGCCGGTGGTGGGGACGGTGGTGTCGAATAAGATGCAGAAGtcggtggtggtggcggtggaCCGCCTCTTCCACAACAAGATCTACAACCGTTACGTCAAGCGCACTTCCAAGTTCATGGCGCACGACGAGAAGGACGAGTGTAACATCGGCGACCGC GTCAAATTGGATCCTTCCAGACCATTGAGCAAGCATAAGCACTGGATTGTTTCTGAAATTTTGAAGAGAGCAAGAATCTACGTGCCTCCATCTGCTGAAACCTTGGCAAAGGCAAAGGCAAACATGAAGACTGAAGTATCTGCCAATGATGATTCAAAGAGAAAACCCGGTGTTTCAGCTCCATCTTCAACCTAA